The DNA segment GAATGCGGCAGTGCCCGCGGCGAATCCCCCGCGATGCCCGGATCCCGGAGGACGAGAAGCCCGGATTCGGGACGGTAGTCGTCACTCTCGAACACCCGCACGGCGATCAACCTAGCAGGTTCGCAGCATGACGTCCGTCAATGTGAATGGCGCGACCGGCTACGCCTGAACAGGAAAGAAGGCGACGAGTTCCACCTCGAATCCGGCCGCGTTCTCCAGATGGGCGGCATAGGTGTCCGGGCCGCCCGCCGAGGCGTTGCAGCGAACCGGAACCGCGAAAGGTGACGCGGGGTCACAGGGCGCGACGATAGCGGATCTCGTGGAGCGGGAAGCCGTTCGAGTCGTCGACCAGGGTGGCGCCGTCGGCGTGCCAGCCGGCCGCCTCGTAGAAGCGCCGCGCCCGGACGTTCCCGGAGAGCACCCACAACGTGGCGGACGTGAAGCCGCTCGCGGTGAGGGACGCCACCCCGGCCTCCATGAGCTGCCGCCCGCCGCCCGTCCCCCACAGCGACGGCAGCACGTAGATCGCGAAGAGGTGCCCGGTCGACGGTGACGAACCCGGCCCGACGGTGACGAACCCGGAGACGCCGGGGTCCAGCACGAGAACCGCCCGCGGTGCCGCGATCCCGTCGAGCCGGCCACGCCAGGTCGCGGCGCGCGAGGCGACCGAGAGCCCGTCCAGGAAGGCCTGCGGCATGAGACCCCGATAGGCCGCCTGCCAGGTGCGGACGTGCACCTCGGCGAGGCCTTCGGCATCGGCGGGAACGGCGGGACGCACAGAGAACATACAGCTCAACCTGGACAATGGTGGTTACCGTTGATGGTCCCCAGCATGAGAAGGAGACGGTTTCCGATGGGCTTCATGAAGCGCTTCGTGCTCTCGATGGTCGCCTCCAAACTTCACCGCGCCTCCCAGAAGCGGCACAACCCGGCAGTCGACGGACTGCTGCGCGAGGTGAACCACCGGATCGCCCGGAGCCAGGGATACGGGCATCAGGGATACGGGCACCCGGGATATGGGCACCCGGGCGCCTATCACGGAGGACACCCGGGAGCCTACGGACATCACGGCCACTACCGCCACCACGGCCACTACCGGCACCACGGGCACTACCGCCGCAGGTTCTGGTGACTCCCTCGCGGTGCCGGGATCATCGGGGCGTAGCCGTCGGCGGCGGCAGCCGCCGGCGCCGGCGTGGACTCCAGGCCGCAGGAGGTGAGCGTGTGCTGGCGCAGCAGCATCGACGTCGGCACCGGCGCGATCTCCCGCCAGGCGAAGCAGGCCCTGATGATCGCCGCGTTGACGCCACCGGTGAGGGTGCGGTCCGCGTCGAGCAGGGCGCGCAGGATGCCGTGGTAGGTGAGGAAGTCCGGTGACAGATCCGACCAGGTGGTGGCGAGCAGCCGGCCCAGATAGTCGCGGGCGAGCAGCAGTGACTCCTTGAAGGCGGCCTCGTTGCCGGTGTAGGCGGCGGTGAAGTCGGCCTGGATCTGCTCGAGGTCCAGGGCGGTGCCGGGCAGGTTCGTCGACCGGGTCCGCAGCTCCTCGCTGATCAGCTTCTTGTCGACGAGATCCTGCTGGAACACTTCGACCATGGTGTCGAAGATGGCGCCGGTCAGTGGCAGCGAGCGGTTGTGCGGCTCGTCGTCCACGTCGGACATGCGCAGGGCGTTGAGGGCGATCCGGACCTGCCGGGTATCGGAGAGCTCACCGACCCGGTCGAGGCCGTTGATGGTGAGCAGGTTCCCCTTGGTGTTGTCGAGCAGCATGTCGACCAGTGAGTGGAAGTGCAGCGACGCCACGATCGCCACCAGGTCGCCGGCTGATTCGTGCATGCCGCCGTAGTCGATGCCCTCGTCGAGCGGGCTGGCCGGGACGCCCACCTCGGCGAAGATGAGGCTGTGCCCGAGTTCGTGGGCGAGCACGTCGAAGTTCTCGCAGAACGGGCGGGTGTGGTCGATGGTGCCGGTCGGGGTGCGGCCGAACCCGAATTCGAGGAATCCGAACCCGGACTGCGCGTTGTTCCACTCGATCAGCGGGATGAGCTCGAGTTTGGCGAAGGCCGTCGAGAAGTGCCATTCGATCGTACGACCGAAGTAATCCTGCCAGATGTCCAGCACCCGCCGGACCGTCGCGTACATGGTGGCGGCGGAGAAGTCCCGGGAAGCCGGATCGAGATGGTCGAAGTGTCCCTCGGGGCCGGGCTGGACCGGCGGATTGGTGGCCCCGGTGTACGGCGGCCGGAAGAACTGGTTGTAGGGCAGCTTGCCGACCGCGTCGACGACGAACATCCGGTCGTCGGCCGGTCCCGCGGTGACGGCGCCGGGAGGAGGGGAGACGGTGACCGTCTCCGGCTCTCCGAACAGCGGCGTGCCGTCGGCCTTGGTCAGGAACCGGGGCTGCGGGAAGATCCGGAACCGGGTGCCGGTCTCGGCGAGTCTGAGGTCGAGTTCGAGCGACATGGGAAACCTCCCTGAGGTGTGACCTCCA comes from the Actinoplanes sp. OR16 genome and includes:
- a CDS encoding GNAT family N-acetyltransferase — translated: MFSVRPAVPADAEGLAEVHVRTWQAAYRGLMPQAFLDGLSVASRAATWRGRLDGIAAPRAVLVLDPGVSGFVTVGPGSSPSTGHLFAIYVLPSLWGTGGGRQLMEAGVASLTASGFTSATLWVLSGNVRARRFYEAAGWHADGATLVDDSNGFPLHEIRYRRAL